Proteins co-encoded in one Salvia splendens isolate huo1 chromosome 4, SspV2, whole genome shotgun sequence genomic window:
- the LOC121797623 gene encoding protein SAR DEFICIENT 4-like, which produces MAATTNLHQISVAAPPVFISTITLHSLISHKSLIGHLKSTLPPLSAAIQSPLRHAHQITPDSSFLLMPSWSTSPLLPYIGTKLVTHNPNNSSQNLPGVHAIFVIFHSLTGQPLASMDATALTLYRTACISALASSYLSREDAEILVMVGAGTLAPHLIKAHLTVRSKLKRVIVWNRTLEKARNLVDQLKEESGFEGVCFEANESLTAAVGMGDVISCATNSEVALVKGAEMKAGAHLDLVGSFKPSMRECDEEAVRRGRVFVDNEMAAVEAGELVMMKDEIVGGLVELIKGDKVGRMSEDEITVFKSVGSAVVDLLSAQMVYENYMANLRQSSH; this is translated from the coding sequence ATGGCGGCGACGACGAACCTACATCAAATCAGCGTCGCAGCACCACCAGTGTTCATCTCCACCATCACACTCCACTCCCTCATCAGTCACAAATCCCTAATCGGGCACCTGAAATCCACCCTCCCGCCGCTCTCGGCCGCCATCCAATCCCCCCTCCGCCACGCCCACCAAATCACCCCCGATTCATCCTTCCTCCTCATGCCCTCCTGGTCCACCTCCCCGCTCCTCCCTTACATCGGCACCAAGCTCGTCACTCACAACCCCAACAACTCATCCCAAAACTTGCCCGGAGTCCACGCAATTTTCGTCATCTTCCACTCCCTCACCGGCCAGCCGCTCGCCTCCATGGACGCCACCGCCCTCACCCTCTACCGCACCGCCTGCATCTCCGCCCTCGCCTCCTCATATCTATCGAGAGAGGACGCCGAGATTCTCGTCATGGTCGGCGCCGGAACCCTAGCTCCGCACCTAATCAAGGCTCATTTAACCGTCCGATCCAAATTGAAAAGAGTGATAGTGTGGAATCGAACCCTTGAAAAGGCGAGAAATCTGGTGGATCAATTGAAGGAAGAGAGTGGTTTTGAAGGGGTGTGTTTTGAGGCGAATGAGAGTTTAACGGCGGCGGTGGGGATGGGCGATGTGATAAGCTGCGCGACGAATTCGGAGGTGGCGCTGGTGAAGGGGGCGGAGATGAAGGCGGGGGCGCATCTGGATCTGGTGGGGTCGTTCAAGCCGTCGATGAGGGAGTGCGACGAGGAGGCGGTGAGGAGGGGGAGAGTGTTCGTGGATAATGAGATGGCGGCAGTGGAGGCAGGGGAATTGGTGATGATGAAGGATGAGATTGTGGGGGGATTGGTGGAGCTGATCAAGGGGGACAAAGTGGGACGGATGAGTGAGGATGAGATTACTGTGTTTAAATCGGTTGGGTCTGCTGTTGTGGATTTGCTGAGCGCGCAGATGGTTTATGAAAATTATATGGCTAATTTGAGGCAGAGCAGCCATTGA
- the LOC121797739 gene encoding 40S ribosomal protein S10-1-like has product MIISEKNRREISKYLFQEGVCYAKKDYNLAKHPEIDVPNLQVIKLMQSFKSKEYVRETFAWMHYYWYLTNDGIEFLRTYLNLPSEIVPATLKKSAKPLGRPMGGPPGDRPRGPPRFDGDRPRFGDRDGYRGGPRGPAGEFGGEKGGAPADFQPSFRGGEGGGRPGFGRGAGGFGGAPSS; this is encoded by the exons ATG ATCATCTCTGAGAAGAACAGGAGAGAGATCTCCAAGTACCTCTTCCAAG AGGGAGTTTGCTATGCGAAGAAGGACTATAACCTAGCGAAGCACCCCGAGATCGATGTCCCGAATCTGCAGGTGATTAAGCTTATGCAGAGCTTCAAGTCGAAAGAGTACGTGCGTGAGACCTTTGCCTGGATGCACTACTATTGGTATCTCACCAACGATGGAATTGAGTTCCTACGCACATACCTCAACCTTCCATCTGAGATCGTCCCTGCCACACTTAAGAAGTCGGCTAAGCCCCTCGGTCGGCCCATGGGTGGACCTCCTGGTGACCGCCCTCG TGGACCTCCAAGATTTGATGGTGACAGACCTCGTTTTGGTGATCGGGATGGTTACCGTGGTGGACCAAGAGGGCCAGCCGGTGAATTTGGTGGGGAGAAAGGTGGAGCTCCTGCTGACTTTCAACCTTCATTCAGG GGTGGTGAAGGTGGTGGACGACCGGGTTTTGGCCGAGGTGCAGGTGGCTTTGGCGGAGCACCTTCAAGCTAA
- the LOC121801435 gene encoding uncharacterized protein LOC121801435, whose protein sequence is MECGKAASGVKKGKKKQVKDDLDRMKQAEKKKRRLEKALATSAAIRSELEKKKLKKKEEQDRLDEESAAIAEAVALQVLLGEDSDDSSKGLLKKHEELPFWHHTNDLSIFMGAEGLPFVHCQDLSSYSNENVASTYDAHQCGHMWSLGRNSHFLDSSDLGSSFYPRYWGEEYLAAQAVTSLSIVDEDDVGCLAFNRM, encoded by the coding sequence ATGGAATGTGGTAAAGCAGCTTCTGGTGTTAAGAAAGGCAAGAAGAAACAGGTGAAGGATGATCTAGACCGCATGAAACAGgctgaaaagaaaaaaaggcgTTTGGAAAAAGCTCTGGCTACTTCTGCTGCCATTCGGTCCGAGTTGGAGAAGAAGAAgctgaagaagaaagaagaacagGACAGGCTGGATGAAGAAAGCGCCGCTATAGCTGAGGCTGTGGCACTGCAAGTCCTACTTGGTGAAGACTCTGATGATTCAAGTAAGGGGTTGCTGAAGAAGCACGAAGAACTGCCATTCTGGCATCATACCAATGATCTCAGCATCTTTATGGGGGCAGAAGGACTTCCGTTTGTTCATTGTCAAGATTTATCCAGTTATTCAAACGAGAATGTTGCTAGCACTTATGACGCTCATCAGTGTGGGCACATGTGGAGTCTCGGGAGAAATTCTCATTTCTTGGATTCATCTGATCTCGGGAGCAGCTTCTATCCTCGATACTGGGGAGAAGAATATCTTGCTGCACAGGCTGTTACTTCTCTTAGCATAGTTGATGAGGATGATGTAGGCTGTCTTGCTTTCAACCGTATGTAA
- the LOC121801489 gene encoding probable NADH dehydrogenase [ubiquinone] 1 alpha subcomplex subunit 5, mitochondrial, whose translation MFLRRIARPLMMMAKVKETTGIVGLDVVPNAREVLIGLYSKTLEEIKAVPEDEAYRKAVETFTRHRLKVCQEEEDWETIENKLGCGQVEELIEEAQDELTLIGRMIEWNPWDVPEDYECEVIENDAPVPKHVPLHRPGPLPEEFYKTLAAIDTGSLKDVLPSSKEETPAVSSGETPAK comes from the exons ATGTTTCTCCGGCGGATAGCCCGGCCGCTGATGATGATGGCGAAAGTGAAGGAGACGACAGGGATAGTCGGCCTCGACGTCGTCCCGAACGCGCGTGAGGTGCTGATCGGGCTCTACTCCAAAACCCTAGAGGAGATCAAGGCGGTGCCGGAAGATGAGGCGTACCGCAAGGCCGTCGAGACCTTCACGCGCCACCGGCTCAAGGTGTGTCAGGAGGAGGAGGATTGGGAAACCATCGAGAACAAGCTCGGCTGTGGGCAGGTGGAGGAGCTGATTGAAGAAGCTCAAGACGAGCTCACGCTCATTGGTCGCATGATTG AGTGGAACCCATGGGATGTACCTGAAGATTATGAATGTGAAGTCATAGAGAATGATGCTCCAGTTCCGAAGCATGTCCCCTTGCATCGACCTGGCCCTCTTCCCGAGGAGTTTTACAAGACGCTGGCAGCTATTGACACTGGATCTTTGAAGGATGTTCTTCCAAGCTCTAAAGAGGAAACCCCAGCAGTTTCATCGGGTGAAACACCAGCAAAGTAG
- the LOC121797620 gene encoding beta-carotene hydroxylase 2, chloroplastic-like produces the protein MAAGISFSTTPRPILRSRHSPRPALQIPPPLHRIHGILRRPNLTVCFVLEDEKLREIRELEDESGGVERAILLAESVAEKVAEKLARKKSERFTYLMAAVMSSFGITSMAIVAVYYRFAWHMEGGEIPYTEMFGTFALSVGAAVGMEFWARWAHKALWHASLWHMHESHHKPREGPFELNDVFAIVNAVPAIALLSYGFFHTGLIPGLCFGAGLGITVFGIAYMFVHDGLVHRRFPVGPIAEVPYFRKVASAHQLHHTDKFNGVPYGLFLGPKELEEVGGLPELEEEINRRIKLSKKSR, from the exons ATGGCGGCCGGGATTTCCTTCTCCACCACTCCACGACCCATCCTCCGCTCCAGGCACAGCCCCAGGCCCGCTCTACAGATTCCCCCACCTCTCCACAGAATTCACGGGATTTTGAGGAGGCCAAATCTCACGGTTTGTTTCGTACTCGAGGATGAGAAATTGAGGGAAATTCGAGAACTGGAAGATGAGAGCGGTGGAGTTGAGAGGGCGATTTTGCTGGCGGAGAGCGTGGCGGAGAAGGTGGCGGAGAAGCTGGCCAGGAAGAAGTCGGAGCGGTTTACATATTTGATGGCGGCTGTAATGTCGAGCTTCGGGATTACTTCCATGGCTATCGTAGCTGTTTATTACAGATTCGCTTGGCACATGGAG GGTGGGGAGATACCTTATACAGAAATGTTTGGTACATTTGCTCTCTCCGTTGGTGCTGCT GTTGGAATGGAGTTCTGGGCTAGATGGGCACACAAAGCTCTTTGGCACGCTTCGTTATGGCATATGCACGAG TCGCATCATAAACCAAGAGAGGGACCGTTCGAGCTTAACGACGTATTTGCGATAGTTAACGCAGTTCCGGCGATCGCCCTCCTCTCCTACGGTTTCTTCCACACAGGCCTCATTCCCGGCCTGTGCTTTGGCGCA GGCTTAGGAATCACGGTATTCGGCATCGCCTACATGTTCGTCCACGACGGCCTCGTGCACCGGAGATTCCCGGTGGGGCCCATCGCGGAGGTCCCCTATTTTAGAAAAGTGGCTTCGGCTCACCAG CTTCATCACACAGACAAGTTCAACGGCGTTCCATACGGGCTCTTCCTCGGACCCAAG GAACTTGAAGAAGTAGGAGGGCTACCAGAGTTGGAGGAAGAAATTAATAGAAGAATCAAACTGTCCAAGAAATCCAGATGA
- the LOC121799073 gene encoding putative late blight resistance protein homolog R1B-12 → MDGPDDELIEIISRLRQGHQAPLRTIAIYGEEGVAKTTLARNAYNDPLIMEHFDIRAWATVSSEYDRPQLIRNLLRSMKVEFSSNTDKKKGLVRILLEKLKGRRYLIVLDGFSNFQRLHLDMFPSENNGSRIILTARSHISMKMVDHFHKVGFMGEDNAWNVIRENIFKGDPCPSQLVSAGKMIARSCRWVPNCIEVVSGILAAADQTEAAWEDISENIKFAASDYGNRQSRILSLAYTYLPHHLRPCFLYLGIYHNINVSKLVKIWVAEGFVNESEGKSFEETGEEYVEDLVRRNLVLVTERKSNGRIK, encoded by the coding sequence ATGGATGGTCCCGATGACGAGTTGATCGAAATAATTTCTCGACTTCGTCAAGGACACCAAGCTCCGCTAAGAACTATCGCAATTTATGGAGAGGAAGGCGTGGCCAAAACTACTCTGGCGAGAAATGCTTACAATGATCCATTAATCATGGAGCATTTTGACATCCGTGCTTGGGCCACAGTATCCAGCGAGTATGATCGACCGCAATTGATTCGAAACCTTCTGCGTTCAATGAAAGTCGAGTTTTCATCAAATACAGATAAAAAGAAAGGACTGGTTCGTATTTTGTTAGAAAAATTAAAGGGGAGGAGATATCTTATTGTGCTTGATGGTTTTAGCAATTTCCAGAGGCTACACCTTGATATGTTTCCTAGTGAAAATAATGGAAGTCGAATAATCTTAACCGCAAGATCTCATATATCCATGAAGATGGTTGATCATTTTCATAAGGTGGGTTTTATGGGTGAGGATAATGCTTGGAATGTGATAAGGGAAAACATATTCAAAGGTGATCCTTGTCCTTCTCAACTGGTGTCTGCTGGAAAGATGATTGCCAGAAGCTGTAGATGGGTTCCAAACTGTATTGAGGTGGTTTCTGGAATACTTGCTGCTGCTGATCAGACTGAAGCTGCGTGGGAAGATATTTCAGAAAACATCAAATTTGCTGCTTCTGATTATGGTAACAGACAATCTCGTATACTCTCCCTAGCTTATACATACTTGCCTCATCATTTGAGGCCGTGCTTCTTATATCTGGGAATCTATCACAATATAAATGTCTCGAAACTTGTAAAAATATGGGTTGCTGAGGGTTTTGTTAATGAAAGTGAAGGTAAAAGTTTTGAAGAGACAGGAGAAGAGTATGTGGAAGATCTTGTAAGAAGAAATCTAGTTTTGGTGACAGAGAGGAAGTCTAATGGCAGAATCAAGTGA